In Spea bombifrons isolate aSpeBom1 chromosome 12, aSpeBom1.2.pri, whole genome shotgun sequence, the following proteins share a genomic window:
- the RBM42 gene encoding RNA-binding protein 42, producing MAEKSGEEKMKAMEAEMALFEQEVLGAPVALPPVDPVPVAIPAVPIIRPIIATNTYHQVQQSLQARAAAAASVVAPIIAPPVPFVGPAIPPPRPPMMRPSFIPHALQRPPDHLHAMPRPSFIPHVLQQRAGGPRHPGMPPPQPLMSHQMHGPPPPLMGHHMPPPPLNMRSGPPPAPVGPMPPPPRPSVQPSPKMNPTVIQAAPTVYTAPPVRKVEEEPPEPPAMADEKEMSFDDAVIGPSMPEIEPVQPEAIVEPVQEDKKKAKPEKLKRCIRTAAGTSWEDQSLLEWETDDFRIFCGDLGNEVNDDILARAFSRYPSFLKAKVIRDKRTGKTKGYGFVSFKDPNDYVRAMREMNGKYVGSRPIKLRKSMWKDRNIDVVRKKQREKKKLGLR from the exons ATGGCGGAGAAAAGTGGAGAGGAGAAGATGAAGGCGATGGAGGCCGAGATGGCCCT GTTTGAGCAGGAGGTACTGGGTGCCCCCGTCGCGCTGCCTCCGGTTGATCCCGTTCCCGTGGCTATCCCAGCGGTTCCCATCATCCGGCCAATTATAGCAACGAACACCTATCACCAG GTGCAGCAGAGCCTGCAGGCGCGGGCAGCGGCTGCAGCCAGTGTCGTGGCTCCGATCATCGCTCCCCCTGTACCGTTCGTTGgcccag CGATACCACCTCCAAGGCCGCCTATGATGAGACCCAGTTTTATCCCCCATGCGTTGCAGAGGCCCCCCGATCACCTGCATGCGATGCCCCGGCCTTCCTTTATCCCCCACGTCCTGCAGCAGAGAGCAG GGGGTCCACGTCACCCCGGAATGCCGCCCCCACAGCCACTGATGTCTCATCAGATGCATGGTCCTCCGCCACCACTCATGGGTCACCATATGCCCCCACCTCCGTTAAACATGAGGAGCGGACCACCT CCAGCTCCGGTGGGCCCCATGCCCCCACCTCCCCGGCCTTCCGTACAGCCTTCCCCCAAAATGAACCCAACTGTCATACAGGCGGCTCCCACTGTTTACACGGCACCCCCTGTTAGGAAGGTAGAG GAGGAACCACCTGAACCCCCGGCCATGGCCGACGAGAAGGAGATGAGCTTCGACGATGCGGTCATTGGTCCGAGCATGCCGGAAATTGAACCCGTGCAGCCAGAGGCGA TCGTAGAACCCGTCCAAGAAGATAAGAAGAAAGCGAAGCCCGAGAAATTAAAACGATGCATCCGGACGGCAGCCGGTACCTCCTGGGAGGATCAGAGTCTGCTGGAATGGGAAACGG ATGATTTCCGGATTTTCTGCGGTGATTTGGGGAATGAGGTAAACGACGACATCCTCGCCCGCGCCTTCAGCCGTTACCCGTCCTTCCTGAAGGCCAAGGTGATTCGTGACAAGCGCACGGGAAAAACCAAAGGCTACGGCTTCGTCAGCTTCAAGGACCCCAACGACTACGTGAGAGCCATGCGGGAGATGAACG GTAAATACGTCGGTTCCCGTCCCATTAAACTCAGGAAAAGCATGTGGAAAGATCGGAACATCGACGTCGTGCGCAAGAAGCAGCGAGAGAAGAAGAAGCTGGGCCTTAGATAA